One region of Triticum aestivum cultivar Chinese Spring chromosome 6B, IWGSC CS RefSeq v2.1, whole genome shotgun sequence genomic DNA includes:
- the LOC123137434 gene encoding outer envelope pore protein 37, chloroplastic — MATATTSSSSSTPKNPNPFNLPPWLRCPLTFLCPPPPSPPPPPPPPTPPPPPPEPTVVAPAQRYRRPGLRVTTEYDSEEALFAHKVSCKLAGGLAKLRLSFQSDQQGRGEDPRQLFGAPVLSFFTKHFSAMYDVEGRNALLRGNASLPGGAVQLRASHDVKEQEGEVSVITRLGDPSYRLEISSLVPYSGLPRATLHFPIGQVSVEERTNEEDQKMLSVYGIAKTDFLDGILTAQYNENDLNLRYCYKDNELTLIPSVSLPSNAVSLDFKRRFGSSDKLSYHFNFDTDEWNAVYKHTIGKNYKVKAGYDSEVRVGWASIWAGQEEGKAKTAPMKMKVQLMLQVPQDNIRNPSLLFRVKKRWDL, encoded by the exons ATGGCCACCGCCaccacttcctcctcctcgtccaccccCAAGAACCCTAACCCTTTCAATCTGCCTCCATGGCTTCGCTGCCCCCTCACCTTCCTctgcccgccccctccctctcccccgccgccccctcccccgcctACCCCACCACCCCCGCCCCCGGAGCCGACGGTGGTGGCTCCAGCGCAGCGGTACAGGAGGCCGGGGCTGCGGGTGACCACGGAGTACGACAGCGAGGAGGCCTTGTTTGCGCACAAGGTGTCGTGCAAGCTCGCGGGGGGTCTCGCCAAGTTGCGGCTGTCGTTCCAGAGCGACCAGCAGGGCCGCGGAGAGGACCCGCGGCAGCTCTTCGGGGCGCCGGTGCTGTCGTTCTTCACCAAGCACTTCTCCGCGATGTATGACGTTGAGGGCCGCAACGCGCTGCTCCGTGGTAACGCTTCGCTCCCCGGTGGCGCCGTCCAGCTTCGCGCCTCGCACGATGTCAAG GAGCAAGAAGGAGAAGTTTCAGTAATAACTAGGTTGGGTGACCCGTCTTATAGACTTGAGATATCATCTTTGGTCCCTTACAGTGGTTTG CCAAGAGCAACACTCCACTTTCCAATTGGTCAAGTTTCAGTGGAAGAGAGGACAAATGAAGAAGACCAAAAAATGTTGTCAGTGTATGGGATTGCGAAAACTGATTTTTTAGATGGCATTCTTACTGCTCAatacaatgaaaatgatttgaatctAAGATATTGTTATAAG GACAATGAATTAACTTTAATTCCTAGCGTCTCCTTGCCTTCCAATGCAGTATCCCTAGACTTCAAAAGGCGTTTTGGTTCTTCTGATAAGTTAAG CTATCATTTTAACTTCGACACTGATGAATGGAATGCTGTTTATAAGCATACaattggtaaaaattacaaagtgAAAGCTGGTTATGATTCAGAGGTGCGAGTTGGATGGGCTTCCATCTGG GCTGGGCAAGAAGAGGGCAAAGCAAAGACTGCACCTATGAAGATGAAGGTTCAGCTTATGCTTCAGGTGCCCCAGGATAATATTCGCAATCCTTCTTTACTATTTCGAGTGAAGAAAAGGTGGGATCTGTAG
- the LOC123134225 gene encoding zinc finger protein 706 codes for MTRGKQKIDAQRKSAEKNQKSKGSQLEARAVGLKVVCPICKAQLANEKQLIDHYGSKHPKEKPPGPSNAE; via the exons ATGACGCGGGGGAAGCAGAAGATCGACGCGCAGCGGAAGAGCGCGGAGAAGAACCAGAAGTCCAAGGGGTCGCAGCTCGAGGCCCGCGCCGTCGGGCTCAAGGTCGTCTGCCCCATCTGCAAG GCGCAACTGGCCAACGAGAAGCAGTTGATTGATCACTATGGATCAAAGCATCCCAAGGAGAAACCTCCAGGTCCATCAAATGCAGAGTGA